From Bufo gargarizans isolate SCDJY-AF-19 unplaced genomic scaffold, ASM1485885v1 fragScaff_scaffold_432_pilon, whole genome shotgun sequence:
caaaggaagctcaaggaggaggttctgaaaggcatctgtcagagcttctcagatgtctggtggggaCAGATAAATTTTTAACTGAAAGATCACGACGGACGAGAAACGAGGGATTTGCCGCTCGTCTTTGAATCCTTTTTAATTATTACAACACACGATTTTGCACAAGAATTTGTATGATATTCACTCCGTGTAATAGAGGCCATCTAGGATGGTGAAAAGGCTAATGACTCTGGAGGtctgtgaaagggttaatatgaTCAGATAATCATTGAATACTCCCTGGGGAAATTCATAACAGCAAAGAGAATACAAAAACTCCAAGACAAAGACATAACAGCTCAGGGTGCAGAGAAAAAACGTCAAAAAATACGGGTACAGATACCACAGTGTATAGGGAAGGAATGATCTCCGCAGGAACCATAGGCGATTAGcggtcactacatacagattatacagccaccactagagggagctcactacatacagattatacagccaccactagggggagctcactacatacagattatacagccaccactagagggagctcactacatacagattatacagtcaccaccagagggagctcactacatacagattatactgccaccactagagggagctcactacatacagattatacagccaccactagagggagctcactacatacagattatacagccaccactagagggagctcactacataaagattatacagtcaccactagagggagctcactacatacagattatacagccaccactagggggagctcactacatacaggttatacagccaccactagggggagctcactacatacaggttatacagccaccactagagggagctcactacatacagattatacagccaccactagagggagctcactacatacagattatacagccaccactagagggagctcactacatacagattatacagccaccactagagggagctcactacatacagattatacagccaccactagggggagctcactacatacagattatacagccaccactagggggagctcactacatacagattatacagccaccactagagggagctcactacatacagattatacagccaccactagagggagctcactacataaagattatacagtcaccactagagggagctcactacatacagattatacagccaccactagggggagctcactacatacaggttatacagccaccactagggggagctcactacatacaggttatacagccaccactagagggagctcactacatacagattatacagccaccactagagggagctcactacatacagattatacagccaccactagagggagctcactacatacagattatacagccacaactagagggagctcactacatacagattatacagccaccactagagggagctcactacatacagattatacagccaccactagggggagctcactacatacaggttatacagccaccactagggggagctcactacatacaggttatacagccaccactagagggagctcactgcatacagattatacagtcaccactagagggagctcactacatacagattatacagccaccactagagggagctcactacatacagattttattacaagacccggaggctcatattgctattctccttctttactctgaccaatagcagcaaagataaaaagaaaatattgaacatttgaacagcccctccccatagtcccagtataacaggccactccgcctgcaaatcctcctctttctttgctgctgaccgcagagataagtaccTGTGATATTTGCCTGTTTACTATTACGGTTATCTTATTGGTTTTTCCCCTTTTTTGGGTTTTGTGGGATATTCTATTGTTTGCAGGTTGTTTTGTGGGATCTTCCCATTGTCTGATGCTGTGTAATTCCTTGGCACAGCTCTGGTGACCCTGCTATTCAGGAGTACCCCTGTGTCTCCGATTATCCCCTTTGGGGTTATCATCCCCTTCTGTCTGTCCCTTCCCCTATCAGGGTTTTTACTTTTTGACATCTGACTGAGTTTTCTCCCAGTCCCTTTCACACTGCGCACTTCCCCTCGGTCTCCCTCCCCCATCCGCTTCTCTTTCGCGCCGCGGCTCACCTCTGATCTTGCCGCCGGCGCTCCTGCTTGCCGCGCTTcgctcgcgagatctcgggcgttTCCGCTTCCGGTTTCAGTGCGGCGCTCCGTAGTCTCGGCGCACACTGCCCTGCATCTGCTCTCCGGCTCCTGTGCTCGGCGGCCTCCCTACTTACCGGCTCCTGTTTTTTCCTGTCAGGTTTTTCTCCCCCACTCTAGTTCCTCTCCCTGGCTGGGGAAAATCCTCACCAGCGGAGTTCTTAGGGTAGGATTAGttttcagattaaccccttcactacagaTATAGAGGCGGGCTGTGTGATTATGCCCAATACAGATCTCAGTGGGCAGGGCCCTATGGAAGAGGATATGCTTCAGGCTGATTTAACCCCTTCTGGGGATGATTGTGATACAGGGACGCCCTCTGCGGATCCTTCCCTGGTTTTTCAAAATACCTTATCCAATGCGATTGCTGCGGCTATGGGATCAATGACTTCGGTCATATCCCAGTCTATTGCCCAGGCCCTTGCCTCCCATCCAGCCGCCTCTACCGCCCCACAGCCCGCTACGGTTTCTAAACCAACCGGGCCAGGGCTTGCCTCCAGAACACGCTTGACTGGTGACGTTGTctccaccaatgttggcgcgctgGGTTCGCGCAAGAGAGCCTGTACGCGTCAGGCAGAACATACGCGCAggtggaaaagtgctagagcactgcAGGATACAGCTTCCGGCTCTGAAGTCGGTTctgatgaggaggccatagatgacgcctttgaggaggcagaggacgacCCTTCCGGGGTCATAGTTTCTAACCCCTTACCCGGGTGCAGCTCCATGGTTTCGGCAGCAGATGTGTCCTTGACGGACCCATCAGGGGAACCTCTCTTTGACCCGGATTCCCTACACCACCCTCGGTCAGCGGAGTGGTTGCCGTTGGAGCATGTCTCCAAGTATTTGGAGGCCCGCGTGCGTTGCCCCCTCTCCAAAGAGGCGCGCAACAAGCTTAGGGCTGAATGCCCCAGACCCATAATTCCCAACAGGGTTTGCGAGACTCCAGCGGtagaccccaaaatgacccaattcctcACCAAATCTGGGTGGAATCCGAGGAAGGGTCTGGAGTCGGCCCTGCGTgcctgtcaggacaagctcctggacgtATTTGGCCCCCTGGCAAAGATTTTTGACCTGGCCGAGGCTGCCAAGGCTGAGGGTAAGCAGGTAGACCCTCTAGAGCTGCGCGAGTGGGTGCAGCGCGCGATTTGCGTGGCAGGAAACGTTAACACgtccctggccattgaacggcgcAAGGCCATACTTTTCAAGATTGAGCCTAAACTATCCAACTTGGCGCTTACCGAAGCCGGTAAGGAGGCCCAGGGCCTGCTGTTTGGCGAATCTTttattaaggacttaggacggttTGTCGGTGCTTTTACAGCACTCGATAAGGCCCAGAGTTCTATGAAACgggtgtttcacggtagggtctctaccagggccggcagtttcaggggccgtctgtccggccgtgcccatttTCAGTCCCGTActacgggcagaggctccttctcccagagacCTGCGTTCCAGGAGCAGAGGCGAGAGACATCTTCCTTTTTCCCTTCCCGGGGAGGATCCTGGAGACCTAGAGGATACAGAGGAAACCCTGGTTCCAGACGACCTTATGGTAAGACCAATGCCTCATTTCAATTCTTTAactgtttgtgtagggggcagactccggctCTTTTCCCGAGCTTGGTCACGCATCACCTCGGACCGATGGATTCTCTCtacggtcaggggtttccacatAGAGCTGACGTCTTCCCACCTATCCATTCCGCCCCCACACCCGGCAGTGCTGTCGGTGGAGAACCGCAGGCTTGTGGACTCAGAGCTATCAGATCTCTTCCGCAAAGGGGCCATAGAGCCGGCTCCGGCATCCCCTGGTGCGATaatcagcaacattttcttggtggcgaaaaaagggggccagctacggcccgtcatcaatttgcgcgctctcaacgcgttcgtcaggtaccgccatttcaagatggagggcatccatctccttcgggacctaCTTCTagtgggcgattggatggtcaagttggacctgaaggacgcttatcttaccGTCCCTGTCGAGGACGCGTCCAGGAACCTTCTATGTTTCCTTTGGAAGGACAGAGTTTGGCGGTTTAcatgcctccctttcggcctctcttctgctccgtggtgcttcaccaagctgatgcgccctgctatggcctggttacgcagtcggggagttcgcctaatcgtctatctggacgacatcctgatcatggcaCAGGATCATGCGGTGTTACTAGATCACCTTCGCTGGACGATGGATCTCCTGTTGGATCTGGGTTTCCTTCTCAATCAGGAGAAGTCCTGTCTCACCCCGGCTCGCGAGATAGAGTTcctggggtttctggtggattccaCGGCAGGGACTCTCAGCCTACCATCGTCCAAGATTCGGTCCATTCGGAAGGAGTTGGGCAGAGTCAAGTCGTCCTCCCAGATCCCGTTGCGTCAACTAGCCAGGATCATAGGTCTTCTAGCGTCATCCATCCAGGCGGTCTTCCCAGCCCCACTACATTACCGGGCCCTCCAGCGTCTGAAGATTTTccacctccggaagggggcttcctatgcggattggatttccctggacgaggaaaccaaggaggagctgtcctggtggatccacaatttacaaGCTTGGAACGGCAAGGCTATTTTCGGTCATCGTCCGGACTTcgtggtggattcggatgccagcctgtcgggctggggagctcactgcgaggggatctcaaccggaggcggctggtcagcggacgaagcgggattccatatcaatgcgctggaactgttggcagGTTCGTTCGCAATCAAGAGTTTCACGAGAGACTCGGCCAAGGCCTGCATtcaacttcgcatggacaacgtgtcggcggtgCGTTACATCAATGGCATGGGTGGTACACGATCCACCATCCTCTCTcggttggcgaaggatttctgggactactgtctagacaaggagttgattgtcttggcggaatatcttccgggcgtccagaacattcgggcggattggagctctcgatatctctccgactccagcgactggc
This genomic window contains:
- the LOC122922530 gene encoding uncharacterized protein LOC122922530 gives rise to the protein MVSAADVSLTDPSGEPLFDPDSLHHPRSAEWLPLEHVSKYLEARVRCPLSKEARNKLRAECPRPIIPNRVCETPAVDPKMTQFLTKSGWNPRKGLESALRACQDKLLDVFGPLAKIFDLAEAAKAEGKQVDPLELREWVQRAICVAGNVNTSLAIERRKAILFKIEPKLSNLALTEAGKEAQGLLFGESFIKDLGRFVGAFTALDKAQSSMKRVFHGRVSTRAGSFRGRLSGRAHFQSRTTGRGSFSQRPAFQEQRRETSSFFPSRGGSWRPRGYRGNPGSRRPYG